In the genome of Desertifilum tharense IPPAS B-1220, one region contains:
- a CDS encoding flavin reductase family protein, producing MENTILSFVPAEMVDPAPYHLLTSIVAPRPIAWISTISAEGIPNLAPYSFYNAVAGFPPTLMFSVSYRRKEPKEKDTLRNVQETGEFVCHVVNEAMADAMLQTSLDFAYGVSEFKMAGLPSVASVDVRPPRLAEAPVAMECQVTQIVPVEGATNVMVLGRVLRFHIRADLYRPELGLVNTVAMKPVTRLGGAVEYTKIGELFCPELRECV from the coding sequence ATGGAAAATACAATACTGTCCTTTGTCCCGGCCGAAATGGTCGATCCGGCTCCCTATCACCTGCTCACCAGCATTGTTGCACCCCGTCCGATTGCTTGGATTTCTACCATCAGTGCTGAGGGAATTCCTAACCTAGCGCCCTACTCGTTTTACAACGCCGTCGCCGGATTTCCTCCTACCCTGATGTTTTCGGTTTCCTACCGCCGCAAAGAGCCAAAGGAAAAAGACACCTTGCGGAATGTTCAAGAAACGGGGGAATTTGTTTGCCATGTGGTGAATGAAGCAATGGCCGATGCGATGTTGCAGACTTCGCTGGACTTTGCCTATGGCGTCAGCGAGTTTAAAATGGCGGGTTTGCCGTCTGTCGCCTCTGTGGATGTGCGCCCGCCTCGGCTAGCAGAGGCACCCGTCGCAATGGAATGTCAGGTAACTCAAATTGTGCCTGTAGAAGGGGCAACCAATGTGATGGTTTTGGGGCGCGTGTTGAGATTTCACATACGCGCAGACCTCTATCGTCCAGAGTTAGGTCTGGTGAATACCGTCGCCATGAAACCTGTTACCCGCCTCGGCGGAGCGGTGGAATACACCAAGATTGGAGAACTCTTTTGTCCGGAGTTACGCGAATGCGTCTGA
- a CDS encoding ABC transporter permease codes for MNLKLFSPREWQLALPLALFLHLFYVAPLVFLLASSFQPTPGASGISLANYLRFFGDTVNLKVLGDTVFLGIQVTIACLILGYPVAYVYANAPAKWKSLLTFLILLPLLTSSVVRTFGWVVILGRQGLINSFLQNLGLIAEPIRLLFTHQGVAIAMTQIQLPLMILPIVASLAQVDPRLAAASASLGGGAWRTFWKITFPLTLPGVISGCLLVFSLTVSSFVTPSIVGGGQVMYMPTLIYQQAVVLLNGPFAAAVSAILLAVVLTVVFGLSALGQKSRAYIR; via the coding sequence ATGAATCTCAAATTATTTTCGCCTCGCGAATGGCAACTCGCCCTACCGCTGGCACTATTCCTGCATTTATTTTATGTTGCGCCCCTGGTATTTCTGCTCGCCTCTAGTTTTCAACCGACTCCCGGTGCTTCCGGGATAAGTTTGGCGAATTACCTCCGCTTCTTTGGCGATACGGTGAATCTAAAGGTTTTAGGCGATACCGTTTTTCTGGGAATTCAGGTAACAATCGCCTGTCTGATTTTGGGCTATCCCGTCGCTTACGTCTATGCCAATGCCCCCGCTAAATGGAAAAGCCTTTTAACCTTCTTAATTTTGCTGCCGTTGCTGACTAGTTCTGTCGTCCGCACCTTCGGCTGGGTCGTTATTTTAGGCAGACAGGGGTTAATTAATTCCTTTTTACAAAATTTGGGATTGATTGCCGAACCGATCCGGCTGCTGTTTACTCACCAGGGAGTTGCGATCGCCATGACTCAAATTCAACTCCCCCTGATGATCCTACCGATCGTTGCCTCGCTTGCCCAGGTCGATCCGCGTTTGGCGGCCGCCTCTGCCAGCTTGGGGGGTGGCGCTTGGCGCACCTTTTGGAAAATCACCTTCCCCTTAACCCTCCCTGGCGTCATCTCCGGGTGTCTGTTGGTGTTTTCCCTAACCGTCAGTTCCTTTGTCACCCCCTCCATTGTCGGCGGCGGCCAGGTGATGTATATGCCAACGCTGATTTATCAACAGGCCGTGGTTCTGCTCAATGGCCCGTTTGCTGCTGCTGTCTCTGCTATCCTACTCGCCGTTGTTTTAACCGTGGTCTTTGGCCTCAGCGCCTTGGGTCAAAAAAGTCGTGCTTATATTCGATAA
- the puuE gene encoding allantoinase PuuE, with product MSPTYPRDLIGYGQNPPHPHWPDRARLALQFVINYEEGGENCILHGDSASEAFLSESVGATPLLGVRNLNMESMYEYGSRAGFWRLHRIFTSRQLPVTVYAVTMALQRHPEAAMAMSKAGWEIASHGYRWIDYQYVSEAVEREHIRKAIEIHTQVTGERPLGFYQGRVSPNTRRLVVEAGGFLYDADSYADDLPYWVYDYGFPHLVIPYTLDNNDMRFATYQGFNSGDQFFTYLRDAFDVLYAEGETAPKMMSVGLHCRLAGRPGRAAALNRFLDYVQSHEAVWICRRVDIARHWHVHHPPV from the coding sequence ATGTCTCCAACCTATCCCCGCGACTTAATTGGCTACGGTCAAAATCCCCCTCACCCCCACTGGCCCGATCGGGCGCGATTAGCCCTCCAGTTTGTGATTAACTATGAAGAAGGCGGAGAAAACTGCATCTTACATGGTGACTCCGCTTCTGAAGCCTTTTTATCCGAAAGCGTTGGGGCGACTCCTCTATTAGGCGTGCGAAACCTCAACATGGAATCGATGTATGAATATGGCAGTCGCGCAGGCTTTTGGCGGCTGCATCGCATCTTTACCTCGCGCCAGCTTCCCGTTACCGTCTATGCGGTGACAATGGCCTTACAGCGCCATCCCGAAGCCGCAATGGCCATGTCTAAAGCTGGATGGGAAATTGCCAGCCACGGCTATCGTTGGATTGACTACCAGTATGTCAGCGAAGCGGTAGAGCGAGAACATATTCGCAAAGCGATTGAAATTCATACCCAGGTGACAGGCGAACGTCCCTTGGGTTTTTATCAAGGTCGAGTGAGTCCAAATACCCGTCGTTTAGTGGTTGAGGCGGGTGGATTTCTCTACGATGCAGATAGCTACGCTGACGATCTGCCCTATTGGGTTTACGATTATGGCTTTCCCCATTTAGTGATTCCCTACACCCTAGACAATAACGATATGCGCTTTGCGACTTATCAGGGATTTAATTCTGGGGATCAATTTTTTACTTACTTGCGGGATGCGTTTGACGTTCTCTACGCCGAAGGAGAAACCGCGCCCAAAATGATGAGTGTGGGGTTGCATTGTCGATTAGCAGGGCGTCCCGGACGAGCAGCCGCACTCAACAGATTTTTAGATTATGTCCAAAGTCACGAGGCCGTTTGGATCTGTCGCCGGGTTGATATTGCTCGCCACTGGCACGTTCATCACCCACCTGTTTGA
- the mnmA gene encoding tRNA 2-thiouridine(34) synthase MnmA: MEKVVIGLSGGVDSSTAAAVLHHQGYEVIGLTLWLMKGKGQCCSEGMVDAAMICEQLNIPHHIVDTRDVFQTYIVDYLVAGYSDGITPLPCSQCNKTVKFGPMLQYAKENLGCDRIATGHYARIQFNPENGRYQLLKAVDLSKDQSYFLYDLSQELLAGSIFPLGETPKSETRRIAADFNLKTAEKPESQDLCLVEANGSMQAFLDKYISQKDGDIVDRSGKVLGKHSGIHHYTIGQRKGLGVAYAEPLYVIGLDPVMNRVIVGTRDSAVDSTCFVSRVNWVSIAPPDAPIRAEVRIRYRSPAVPATVVPLDNQRVQVVFDEPQFSITPGQAAVWYDGDILLGGGIIDRQTQA; encoded by the coding sequence ATGGAAAAAGTCGTTATTGGACTTTCCGGCGGAGTCGATAGTTCAACCGCCGCCGCAGTTCTACATCATCAAGGCTATGAAGTCATTGGTTTAACCCTCTGGTTAATGAAAGGCAAAGGTCAATGTTGCTCCGAGGGGATGGTCGATGCTGCGATGATTTGCGAACAGTTAAATATCCCGCATCATATTGTCGATACCCGCGATGTCTTCCAAACGTACATTGTGGATTACCTCGTGGCGGGCTACAGCGACGGGATCACCCCCCTTCCCTGTTCGCAATGCAATAAAACCGTAAAATTTGGGCCCATGTTGCAGTATGCCAAAGAAAACCTGGGGTGCGATCGCATTGCCACCGGACACTATGCCCGGATTCAATTTAACCCGGAAAACGGACGCTACCAACTGCTGAAAGCCGTCGATCTCAGCAAAGATCAATCCTACTTCTTATACGACCTGTCCCAAGAATTACTCGCCGGATCGATATTTCCCTTGGGCGAAACTCCCAAATCAGAAACCCGGCGGATCGCCGCTGACTTTAACCTGAAAACAGCAGAAAAACCCGAAAGTCAGGACCTCTGCTTAGTAGAAGCTAACGGTTCCATGCAAGCCTTTCTCGATAAGTACATCAGCCAAAAAGACGGCGATATCGTCGATCGATCCGGTAAAGTCTTAGGCAAGCATAGCGGCATTCACCATTACACCATCGGTCAGCGCAAAGGTCTAGGCGTCGCCTACGCCGAACCCCTGTATGTAATTGGTCTCGATCCAGTCATGAATCGCGTGATTGTAGGAACCCGCGATAGTGCAGTCGATTCCACCTGCTTTGTCAGTCGCGTCAACTGGGTATCCATCGCCCCACCCGATGCACCCATTCGCGCCGAAGTTCGCATCCGCTACCGTTCGCCTGCGGTCCCTGCTACCGTTGTTCCTCTAGACAACCAGCGCGTTCAAGTCGTTTTCGACGAACCCCAATTTAGCATTACCCCAGGTCAAGCGGCGGTTTGGTACGACGGCGACATCCTCCTAGGCGGCGGCATCATCGATCGTCAAACCCAAGCCTAA
- a CDS encoding TetR/AcrR family transcriptional regulator produces the protein MSESPSTASGMRRKPRQARSQERVNRILDVSEELFASQGYAATTTNAIATHAQVPIGSLYQFFPDKAAILQALALRHADKLHQALTTLDEAELAKLSLSDYANRLIDTTDRFFTENPSYYAIYMETQGTIRELQEIDEATDARLIRELASSLANRDARLEPADYEAIAFVLVKTVGTLLWLSLSQEPTFRQRLIEETKQIVLSYLQSYFP, from the coding sequence ATGTCTGAAAGCCCTTCAACCGCAAGCGGAATGCGCCGCAAACCCAGGCAAGCCCGCAGCCAAGAGCGGGTCAATCGCATTCTGGACGTATCCGAAGAACTGTTTGCGAGTCAGGGCTACGCCGCAACAACGACGAATGCGATCGCCACTCACGCTCAAGTCCCAATCGGGTCGCTCTACCAGTTTTTTCCAGACAAAGCCGCCATTCTGCAAGCATTGGCACTACGCCATGCAGACAAGCTACATCAAGCGCTAACAACCCTTGATGAGGCAGAACTCGCCAAACTCTCTTTGTCAGATTACGCCAACAGGTTGATCGATACCACCGATCGCTTCTTTACTGAGAACCCCAGCTACTATGCCATTTATATGGAGACTCAGGGAACGATCCGCGAATTACAAGAAATTGATGAAGCCACTGATGCCAGGTTAATTCGGGAGTTAGCCAGTTCCTTAGCCAACCGCGACGCCAGATTAGAACCTGCCGACTATGAGGCGATCGCCTTTGTGCTAGTCAAAACTGTAGGGACATTACTATGGCTATCCCTTAGCCAAGAGCCAACATTTCGGCAACGATTGATCGAAGAGACAAAACAGATTGTTTTAAGCTACCTGCAAAGCTACTTCCCATAG
- a CDS encoding HNH endonuclease, which translates to MENLQQLPDDFLELCRSITAKRPKAVIDHILQHGFITTEDLKEIYGYNHPPRAARDVRENGIPLETFRVTGSDGRKIAAYRFGDISKARFARLSGRTGLSKQIKKSLINRYGCKCFIYLEEVDERELQIDHRVPFEVDGEPDLAPENFMLLCGSANRAKSWSCEHCENWNSIKDKAICLSCYWAYPENYEHIAMRQVRRIDLLWEGEDIEVYEKLKQRAISLEKELPELVKEIIESEIERNGDG; encoded by the coding sequence ATGGAGAATTTGCAGCAACTACCAGATGACTTCTTGGAACTTTGCCGCTCCATAACAGCAAAGAGACCGAAGGCGGTTATCGATCATATTTTGCAACACGGATTTATCACAACTGAAGATTTGAAAGAAATTTACGGTTATAACCATCCTCCAAGAGCAGCTAGAGACGTTAGAGAAAACGGCATCCCGCTAGAGACTTTTCGTGTGACTGGAAGTGATGGGAGGAAAATAGCTGCATATCGGTTTGGAGACATCAGCAAAGCAAGATTTGCGCGTCTCTCTGGAAGAACAGGTTTATCTAAGCAAATTAAAAAGTCGCTAATTAACAGATACGGATGCAAGTGTTTTATTTATCTTGAAGAGGTAGATGAACGAGAGTTGCAAATCGATCATCGCGTTCCTTTTGAAGTGGATGGCGAGCCAGATCTGGCTCCAGAAAATTTCATGCTTCTTTGTGGTTCTGCTAACCGGGCAAAATCTTGGTCATGCGAACATTGTGAAAACTGGAACAGCATTAAGGATAAGGCGATTTGCTTATCTTGCTACTGGGCGTATCCAGAAAACTATGAGCATATAGCAATGCGGCAGGTTAGAAGAATAGATCTACTCTGGGAAGGCGAGGATATTGAAGTTTATGAAAAACTCAAGCAAAGAGCTATCAGTTTAGAAAAAGAGCTGCCAGAGTTGGTCAAAGAAATTATTGAGTCCGAGATCGAGCGCAACGGCGACGGCTAA
- a CDS encoding ABC transporter permease yields the protein MSTVSPTQLTKRSPRESTSATATHIDRFSFIGLIGGISAFSLILLTLPTLIVLLASLSSAQTLRFPPPGFSLQWYLALFNYPELWRATSTSLQLAFWTTLLCIVLGIAASVAMSSSRARWVAAMDALVMSPLALPGIAVGLGMLTFFSTIGWRLSLVTLVISHVVICIPYVVRTTLASLTQLGQSLREASTVLGASSTYTFFHVTLPLIKQGVITGGFMAFLSSFDNITVSLFLSDARTEVLPIRMWSMIENDLDVRAAAISGLLIVSTALLMLVMERVSGLSKFLVKS from the coding sequence ATGTCAACGGTTTCCCCAACGCAATTGACGAAGCGATCGCCACGAGAATCGACTTCCGCTACTGCCACGCACATCGATCGATTCTCATTTATCGGGTTGATTGGTGGAATTAGCGCCTTCAGCTTGATCTTGCTCACCCTCCCAACCTTGATTGTCCTCCTCGCCTCCTTGAGTTCAGCTCAAACGCTCCGGTTCCCGCCTCCAGGCTTTTCGCTGCAATGGTATCTCGCCCTGTTTAATTATCCTGAACTCTGGAGAGCCACCAGTACCAGTCTGCAACTTGCCTTCTGGACAACCCTTCTTTGTATTGTGTTGGGAATTGCTGCCTCTGTTGCCATGAGCAGCAGCCGCGCCCGTTGGGTGGCTGCAATGGATGCGCTAGTGATGTCGCCGCTTGCCTTACCCGGAATTGCTGTGGGTTTAGGGATGCTCACCTTCTTTAGCACTATTGGCTGGCGGCTTTCGCTTGTCACCCTCGTCATTAGCCATGTGGTGATTTGCATTCCCTATGTGGTTCGCACAACTCTAGCAAGTTTGACTCAACTGGGGCAGTCTTTGCGAGAAGCCTCAACCGTTTTAGGTGCAAGTTCCACTTACACTTTCTTTCATGTCACCCTACCGCTGATTAAACAAGGGGTGATTACGGGCGGATTTATGGCGTTTTTGAGTTCGTTCGATAATATTACGGTTTCTCTCTTTCTCTCGGATGCCAGAACAGAAGTCTTACCGATTCGGATGTGGTCGATGATTGAAAACGATTTAGATGTCCGGGCTGCTGCCATTTCGGGTCTACTCATTGTATCCACGGCGCTGCTCATGCTTGTAATGGAGCGAGTTTCAGGATTATCGAAATTCTTAGTCAAGTCTTGA
- a CDS encoding DNA adenine methylase — MATLPHFIQYQGSKRTLAKHILQFLPKKIGRLVEPFAGTAAMSVATSANQMTRSFWLNDLNKPLIELLELAIEKPNEIADFYLDLWNEQHPDSIAHYFEVRSRFNENNDPKLFLYLLARCVKGSVRYNSEGRFNQSPDKRRKGTRPETMRRNIVGVSSLLKGRCKFTNWDYQEVLEQIQEGDFIYIDPPYQGVCGNRDSRYLSGINFDDFVLVIEHLNRKKAAFAISYDGKLGDKTFGKILPKSLNLERIEIKVGRSSQSTLLGKEETTIESLYLSSTLSRRLATNQINNLRYTSGKSKQLTLLEKHGEFAATTR, encoded by the coding sequence ATGGCGACTCTACCCCATTTCATTCAGTACCAAGGTAGCAAAAGAACTTTAGCAAAGCACATCCTCCAATTCCTTCCTAAAAAGATCGGCAGGTTGGTAGAGCCTTTCGCTGGAACTGCCGCAATGAGTGTGGCTACATCTGCAAATCAGATGACCCGTAGTTTCTGGCTTAACGATCTGAATAAGCCTCTCATTGAGCTATTAGAATTAGCGATAGAAAAACCGAACGAGATAGCGGATTTCTACCTAGACCTATGGAATGAGCAACATCCTGATTCCATCGCCCATTATTTTGAGGTCAGGTCAAGATTTAATGAGAATAACGATCCCAAATTATTCCTTTATTTACTAGCAAGATGTGTTAAAGGTTCAGTGCGTTACAATTCTGAGGGACGGTTTAATCAAAGCCCAGACAAGAGACGCAAAGGAACGCGACCTGAGACGATGAGAAGAAATATAGTAGGTGTATCTAGCCTACTTAAAGGCAGGTGCAAGTTTACGAATTGGGATTATCAAGAAGTATTAGAGCAAATTCAAGAGGGTGATTTTATCTATATAGACCCTCCCTATCAAGGTGTATGTGGCAATAGAGATTCAAGATACCTGTCTGGAATCAATTTCGATGACTTTGTATTAGTCATTGAACATTTAAATCGAAAAAAAGCCGCGTTTGCAATTAGCTATGATGGAAAGTTAGGGGACAAGACCTTTGGCAAAATTCTTCCTAAGAGCTTAAACCTTGAAAGGATTGAAATTAAAGTGGGAAGGTCTTCACAGTCTACGTTACTGGGTAAAGAAGAAACCACAATTGAATCATTATACTTATCGTCAACTTTATCCAGAAGGCTAGCGACCAATCAAATTAATAACCTCCGCTATACGAGCGGGAAGTCAAAGCAATTAACCCTCCTAGAAAAACATGGAGAATTTGCAGCAACTACCAGATGA
- a CDS encoding N-acetyltransferase: MALINSSISDASESGGKDCQRTTPESTQMQIVLLGDGEIERAATVMAGAFASDPLGLYILPDPQNRLTMLSWFWRQALHRNHLYAGNYTTAGEIRGVASWLPPGAPRETLWDLWQPFWQVLRCAGWRSTYRCLALLEFVERLRDRHCSSPHWYLDGLAVAPESQGQGIGSLLLQPVLERVDREGQTCCLYTSTERAVRFYQRQGFTVCEEVRFQTQAPPLWYMVRSPQ, translated from the coding sequence ATGGCACTCATCAATTCATCTATCTCTGACGCTTCCGAAAGTGGGGGAAAAGATTGTCAACGGACAACCCCTGAATCAACTCAGATGCAGATCGTCCTTCTCGGTGATGGAGAAATCGAACGCGCAGCTACAGTGATGGCTGGTGCCTTTGCAAGCGATCCTCTGGGACTCTATATTCTGCCCGATCCGCAAAATCGGTTAACCATGCTGTCCTGGTTTTGGCGTCAAGCGTTGCATCGCAATCACCTATACGCAGGCAACTATACCACTGCTGGTGAAATCCGGGGTGTTGCCAGTTGGCTGCCTCCCGGTGCGCCTCGAGAAACGCTTTGGGATCTGTGGCAACCGTTCTGGCAGGTGTTGCGCTGTGCGGGTTGGCGGAGTACGTATCGCTGCCTTGCTCTGTTGGAATTCGTAGAAAGACTGCGCGATCGTCATTGTTCTTCCCCCCATTGGTATCTAGACGGGCTAGCAGTTGCCCCGGAAAGCCAGGGACAGGGAATTGGTAGTTTACTGTTGCAGCCCGTGCTAGAACGAGTCGATCGTGAGGGTCAGACCTGCTGTTTGTACACCTCCACGGAGCGCGCTGTACGCTTTTACCAACGCCAAGGCTTTACCGTTTGCGAAGAAGTCCGCTTTCAAACCCAGGCTCCTCCTTTGTGGTACATGGTGCGATCGCCTCAATAA